From the genome of Sulfurimonas paralvinellae:
GAGCACTTTTTTGCAAATATACCTATAAAAAATGAAGAGGGTGATGTAGAATACTTTGGAGCCGACAACAGTGAGGCTATATTTGCATATCTCAAAGAGAATGATTATATAGACTCAAGGGGTAAAATACAAGATAGCCTCAAGCTCGATATAAAAAATGAGAAGTTTGAAGTGCCTGCCGAGTATCAAAATTTACAAGCTGAAATAACATCAGTCATCAAAAAAATTGCGGGTAATCTCAACATAAAAGATGCAAGCGACAGAAAGCTTGTAACGCTTAACAAAGAAGTGTTACTAAGTGATGATTTTAAAGAGTTGTGGGAGAGAGTAAAATACAAAACTACTTATAGAGTAGATTTTGACATTGATAGTTTAGTGAATAAGTGTGCTGAGAAAATTGCAAATGAACTCACCATTGGTAAGATTAAGTATCTCTATTCTAAAGCAAAAAATAAAATCACAAAAGTTGGTGTTGAAGTTGATTTAGATAGTGTCAAAGAGCAGTTTAGCGATGTGGAAATTATAGACTATGAACTACCAGATATTATTACATACCTGCAAAATGAGACAAATTTAACACGCAAAAATATTGTAGATATACTTATTAAAAGCGGAAAATTAGAGAGCTTTAAAAACAATCCTCAAAAGTTTATAGATGGTGCTATTAAAATCATAAAAAAGACAATGAGTATATTTATTGTTGATGGAATCAAATACCAAAAAATCGGCAATGATTCCTACTATGCCCAAGAGTGTTTTGAAGACCAAGAGCTTTATGGATACCTATCTAAAAATATGATTGAAAACAGAGAAAACAAGTCTATCTACAACTACACCGTTTATGATTCAGATGTAGAAAAAGGGTTTGCAAGGTCGTTTAATGAAAATGAAGATGTAAAGCTTTTTACAAAACTCCCTTCTTGGTTTAAAATAAATACCCCTCTTGGTGGATACAACCCTGACTGGGCTGTTCTAATCGAAAAAGACAATGAAGAGAAGCTATACTTTGTAGTTGAAAGCAAGGGAAGTCTCTTTACAGACGATTTACGAGATACAGAAGAGGCAAAAATAAAATGTGCAACTGAGCATTTTAAAGAAATATCAACAGAGACTCAATTTATACAGTCTAATAATTTTGAGCATATGAGGGAGTTTTTGTAAATTTTAAAAATCAGATAAATTCAACTTTATTTGAATTTATCTGGGAATAGAGATTTTAAGTTGATTTTCCTATGAGCTTTGATCATGCTTGCTGGCATCTTTTCTTCTAGCTTTTTGAGTGTTGTTTCAGCATTTGTAACTAAGACTTGGCATTCCTCTTTAGATATTTCGAGCTCAAATCTTGCAGAAATTTCATCTTTTATTTTATTAGTGAATATAGGGTTATTATGCCACGACAAGGTTTTGAAAGATAAAACAATATCGATTAGATATTGTCTATAATCTGTAATAGAGTTTTTGTTTTCATCTTGTACAATAAACTGAAATATATAATACAGAAATAAAAAAGGTCTTACAGGTATATGCCCCTCTAATTTAATGGCTTCAAAAAATTTATACATTGGTGACTTTTCTTCATCAGAAATTTGAAATTTTGAGAGTATTTCGTCTATGAAAATTTCTTCAAGTTTTTTTTGTATTTCATCTTGATTTAAAATTTTTCTTAAATCAGATAGAACAATATAGCTTTCATTATTTAAACCAGGTATATCTGAGAGTTTGTAGGGTTCCTTTCCAGTAAAAAGAAAAAGTGGATTAGCATCCACTTTTTCAATATATTTCATAATAGTGTCAGTCGTCGGTTTAACTTTATTTGTTTCATATCTGGCAATAGTTGTTTGTGCAACATCTAGTTTTTCAGCAAGTTCTTTTTGGGTCAAGTTCAATCTCTCGCGAAATTCTTTTAAGTACATACAGGCACCTTTGTTGTATCATAGATACTAAATTATATCATAAATGTTATATTTAAGCAATATGTAATGCAAATAACATTAAAATACTTTTTAATATCATATATGTTATATAGTATTCAGGAGATAACCGTGAAGGCAATTGATATCGCAACAGAATATTGCTCAAAAAATATCAGGTACTCAGAAGATATTTTTTTAATAGATGAAATTTTTGAAGATGCTTGTTTTTGGGCGAGAGAGTCTTGCCGTGAAATGTTTCAAACAAATTCCATGAGAATAGATTTAGTTCGAAAAATTGATGACGTAGGCGCTGAAGTTGATAGATATATGCATGGCAAGCGGTTTAAAATGCTGAAAAATGCCAAGCAAGGCAAAAATTCACTTTGTTTAGCTTTGATTAGCAAAAAAGCAACAATAAAATGGTTCGTACAGCGGTGGATAAATATATTCATGAATATTACTACAAACCCCAAATATAAAACATACATAGATATAGGAAGTATTGGCTTAATACTTGATGAAAATTTTAGCCATGATGAAGATGCTTTGGCGTTGATATTGAAAGAAGAGGAAAAATGTGAACAGAAAGAAGATATAGAAAAATGGGAAAAAGATTTAATAAATATGGTGAACAGTGGACAATTTGGTGGCGAAGCAACTGAGTCTGGCGGGACTCAGATATTTTTAATTTTTTAATCCAAATGCAAGAAAGGACTAATATGAAAAAAAGTATATCTGAAATAGAAAAAGAAGTAAAGAACAAAGAAGCAAAAGTTGCTAAACTAATGTATCTTGAAGAATTAAAATTATCTGACTACATTAAAGATCATGACATTGTGATAATTGAAGAAGAAATGACTTCGATTCAAAATGAACTCAAATTAAAAACTGAAAAAAAATTGAGTGAATTAGATAATTTTTTGGATAGTTTCGATTTAGAATATGAAAAAATTGAAAATGCAAAATTTGAGTATTTATATCAGGATTTTATCGTAAAAAATGAAATTACAATGTTTGCAGCACCACCTAGCAGTGGAAAAAGTCTTATTAGTGTAGCTTTATGTAATCTTTTCTTATTAAACAAAAGAATCAATCAAATTATCTATTTTGATGCAGACAATGGAACAGCTACACTTAAAGAGAGGAATATTCATAATCTAAAGAAAAAATGGTTAAAACAATTTCGTTATTTTCATGAGAGTCAAGTGACAAAAGCACAAATGCTGCAAATTATAAAACAGTTACAGAAAACTGATTTAAAAGATGTCCTGATTATATTTGATTCAATTAAAAATTTTATGATTGGTGGAGATAGAGATAAAAATAGAGATGTTAGCAAGGTCATGGAA
Proteins encoded in this window:
- a CDS encoding helix-turn-helix domain-containing protein, with translation MYLKEFRERLNLTQKELAEKLDVAQTTIARYETNKVKPTTDTIMKYIEKVDANPLFLFTGKEPYKLSDIPGLNNESYIVLSDLRKILNQDEIQKKLEEIFIDEILSKFQISDEEKSPMYKFFEAIKLEGHIPVRPFLFLYYIFQFIVQDENKNSITDYRQYLIDIVLSFKTLSWHNNPIFTNKIKDEISARFELEISKEECQVLVTNAETTLKKLEEKMPASMIKAHRKINLKSLFPDKFK
- a CDS encoding AAA family ATPase, with the protein product MKKSISEIEKEVKNKEAKVAKLMYLEELKLSDYIKDHDIVIIEEEMTSIQNELKLKTEKKLSELDNFLDSFDLEYEKIENAKFEYLYQDFIVKNEITMFAAPPSSGKSLISVALCNLFLLNKRINQIIYFDADNGTATLKERNIHNLKKKWLKQFRYFHESQVTKAQMLQIIKQLQKTDLKDVLIIFDSIKNFMIGGDRDKNRDVSKVMEVLKSLRARGATVLFLHHTNKPNKDLQELIYAGSSAFQEDSGNAYIMHQNEYKQSFIFKNFKKRTGIVIDIAFTYGENHTLNQVDFIEANETEEDEQIRTEIVAFIDSNPRCIYSQILQHVTSLGYSKDKVNKVIQAGKTKYWEAVKNKTKQNRDEYILIKYLND